A stretch of DNA from Candidatus Eisenbacteria bacterium:
CGCCGCGATCGTGGACGTGCTCGTGCCGCGGCACGTGGTGCATCTTCTCTACGGGCAGAAGACCCTCGCGGGGTCCTTCCTGGCGGCCCTCACGGGCGTGCCCTTCTACTTCTGCTCGGGCGCGGAGCTCCCGCTCGTGGAGGAGCTCCTCACGAAGGGGATGGGGCGCGGGCCGGCGACCTCCATGCTCCTCGCGGTCCCGATCGTGAACATCCTGACGTTCGGCGTCGTGTCGCGGTGGCTCGGGCCCAGGGGGGCCTTCGTCTACCTGGCGCTCTGCGTCGCGGGGTCGACCTTGATCGGGGCCGTCACGGGCTGGATCTGGGCGTAGGACCCCGGAGGATCAGCCCTTCTTGGGCGGGCGGCTCGGGCGGATCTCCACGGCGCTCGGAAGCGACCGGGGATCGTGGCGCAGGAGGTCCACCACCACGCGCGCGATGTCGCCGGCGGTGAGCTTCCACTCCTGGGCAGGATCGGGGGGCGAGCCCCCGAACCAGGTGTTCACGCTCCCCGGCATGATCGACGTCACGCGGATGCCGTCGTGCCGGACCTCCTGCATCAATGCCTCCGTCATTCCGTTCAGCGCGAACTTGGACGCGTTGTACGCGGTCGCGCCGGGGAACGTGTTCTTCCCCGCGAGGCTCGAGATGTTGATGATGTAGCCGCCTCCGCGCTTCTTCATCCTGGGAATCGCGGCGCGCGAGCAGAGGAAGACGCCGGTCACGTTCGTCTCGAGCACGGCGTTCCACTCGGCGAGGGTCGTGTCCGCGAGGCTCCGGTGGAGCCCCACGCCCGCGTTGTTGACGAGGATGTCGACGCCGCCGAACACCTGGTCCGCGCACTCGAAGAGCTTCGCGACATCCGCTTCCACGCGCACGTCGCACCGCTCCGCGGCGACGCGGCCGGGGTTCGCGATCGAGAGCCTTCCCGCCTCCTCCTCCAGCTCCCGCGCATTTCGCGCGGAGATCATCACGCGCGCGCCCGCCTCGAGGAGCGCCTCGGCGGTGGCGAGGCCGATTCCCTTCGTGCTTCCCGTGACGATGGCGGCGCGATCGCGAATGGGATCCATGCTCATGCCTCCGTGAGCCCGAGCCCGTCGCGCAGCGCGCCGGCGAGCTGGGTCAGATGTCCCGTGAAGAAGTGGTCGGCGTTCTCGACGAACCGTACCTCGACGGGACGGTCGGGACCGCCGGCGGCGCGAAGGCGCTCGGCCAGCGCGAGGACGCCCTCGCGCGAGCCGTACTGGTCCTTGGATCCCTGCACGATCAGCATGGGCGCGGGCGGCCGGTCCAGGAACTCGAAGGTGCGCCCGTCGATGTTCGTGGTCACCGGCACTCCGAGCGCGAGGAAACGCTCGCACTGGCCGTCGGCGAGCGCGAACTTCGCTCCCACCCACGAGCCGAACGAGAATCCGGCGAGCCAGAGCGGCCGGATCCCGGTCCGCTCCCGAGCGAACGCGGCCGCGGCGGCGACGTCGCCGACCTCTCCGTCCCACCCGGAGTAGCTCCCCTCGCTCCGGCCCACGCCCCGGAAGTTGAACCGGAGCGTCGCGTGCCCCGCCTCCTCCAGGACCCGGTAGACCGTGTGCACGACCTTGCTGTGCATGGAGCCCTTGTGAGCGGGGTGCGGATGGCAGATCACGGCAGGCGGGAGCCCCCGGCCCGGGTCGGACCAGAGTCCCTCCAGGCCCCCCTCGGGGCCCGGGAACGTCACCTGCTGAACCCGCCTCGTCTCGACCGTCATCTCCTCTCGCTCCTGCCGGTTCCGGGCGCCGCGCCGGCGCCGCGTACGGGGTACCGGCGAAAAAGTCTCTCCGTTATAATGGACGCGCTCAAGTGCCAAATCCCGCCCCCAGGAGGAACCCCGTGGCGCTCCGCGTCGATGTCAAGACTCCGCCCGAGCTCAGCCGTGCCGAGCTCCTCGAGATCTACCGCCTCATGCTTCTCTCGCGGAAGCTCGACGACGAGGAGATCAAGCTCAAGAAGCAGAACCTGATCTACTTCCAGATCAGCGGCGCCGGCCACGAGGCCGTGCTCGTGGCGGCGGGCATGGCGCTCCGGAAAGGGTACGACTGGTTCTACCCGTACTACCGGGACCGCGCGCTGATGCTGACCCTCGGGATGACGCCGCTCGAGATGCTCTACGAGGCGGTGGGCGCGGCGGCCGATCCCAACTCGGGCGGCCGGCAGATGCCGGCCCACTGGGGCCTGAAGCGCGCCAACGTGGTGTCGCAGTCGAGCCCCACGGGAACGCAGTTCCTCCAGGCCGTGGGGTGCGCCGAGGGCGGACGACTCCTCACGATCCTCCACGACATCAAGGACCGCCGTCCGGCCCACAAGGACGAGGTCACCTACGTCTCCGCCGGCGACGGCACGACGAGCCAGGGCGAATTCTGGGAGGCGATCAACTCGGCCGCCACGGCGGCGCTCCCGGTGCTCTTCCTCATCACGGACAACCAGTACGCGATCTCGGTCCCCGTCGAGGCGCAGACGCCTGGCGGCGACATCGGGCGGTGCATGTCGTCCGTGCCCGGGCTCCGCGTGATGCGCGTGGACGGGACCGATCCGCTCGCGTCCTACCAGGCCATGACCGAGGCGGTGAAGCACCTGCGCGGCGGACAGGGCCCGGTGCTCCTCCATGCGATGGTGATCCGTCCGTACGGGCACTCGATGTCGGACGACGAGGTGTCGTACAAGCCGGCGCACGAGCGCGAGGAGGAAGCCCGGCGGGACCCGCTCGTGACCTACCCGCAGTACCTGATGCGCGAGGGCCTCGCGTCGCAGGAGGAGATCGACCGGATCAAGCGGGACGTGGACGCGGAAATCGCCGAGGCCGAGGCCCAGGCGCTCGCGGCCCCGAAGCCGAAGCCGGAGACGATCTACGACCACCTCTACTCGCCCACGGTCGATCCCGCGAGCCCCGCGTTCGAGACGGAGCCGCGGTTCGAGGGCCAGCCCGAGACCATGGTCACGCTCATCAACCGCTGTCTCAAGGACGAGATGGCGCGGGACGGCCGGATCGTGATGTTCGGCGAGGACGTCGCCGACGCGACGCGCGAGGAGAACCTCGCGGCGGTTCCCGGCAAGGGCGGCGTCTTCAAGGTCACCCACGGGATCCAGAAGCAGTTCGGGAAGAAGCGCGTGTTCAATTCGCCCCTGGCCGAAGCGAACATCGTGGGGCGCGCGATCGGGATGGCGACGCGCGGAATCAAGCCCGTGGTGGAGATCCAGTTCTTCGACTACATCT
This window harbors:
- a CDS encoding dehydrogenase E1 component subunit alpha/beta, producing the protein MALRVDVKTPPELSRAELLEIYRLMLLSRKLDDEEIKLKKQNLIYFQISGAGHEAVLVAAGMALRKGYDWFYPYYRDRALMLTLGMTPLEMLYEAVGAAADPNSGGRQMPAHWGLKRANVVSQSSPTGTQFLQAVGCAEGGRLLTILHDIKDRRPAHKDEVTYVSAGDGTTSQGEFWEAINSAATAALPVLFLITDNQYAISVPVEAQTPGGDIGRCMSSVPGLRVMRVDGTDPLASYQAMTEAVKHLRGGQGPVLLHAMVIRPYGHSMSDDEVSYKPAHEREEEARRDPLVTYPQYLMREGLASQEEIDRIKRDVDAEIAEAEAQALAAPKPKPETIYDHLYSPTVDPASPAFETEPRFEGQPETMVTLINRCLKDEMARDGRIVMFGEDVADATREENLAAVPGKGGVFKVTHGIQKQFGKKRVFNSPLAEANIVGRAIGMATRGIKPVVEIQFFDYIWPAMMQIRNELSMLRWRSNGDFSCPLVIRVATGGYLQGGSIYHSQSGESIFAHCPGLRVVFPSTAVDANGLLRTSIRCDDPVLFLEHKHIYRQPYAKGPYPGPDYMIPFGKARVAREGAHLSVITWGATVNRALLAAQRVEAEGVSVEVIDIRTLVPLDKDAIRRTVEKTARVLVLHEDALTAGFGGEIAALIAEHHFDSLDAPVRRIGATDTPVGYAPDLEDAILPQVDGITEAIRQLARY
- a CDS encoding SDR family oxidoreductase; translated protein: MDPIRDRAAIVTGSTKGIGLATAEALLEAGARVMISARNARELEEEAGRLSIANPGRVAAERCDVRVEADVAKLFECADQVFGGVDILVNNAGVGLHRSLADTTLAEWNAVLETNVTGVFLCSRAAIPRMKKRGGGYIINISSLAGKNTFPGATAYNASKFALNGMTEALMQEVRHDGIRVTSIMPGSVNTWFGGSPPDPAQEWKLTAGDIARVVVDLLRHDPRSLPSAVEIRPSRPPKKG
- a CDS encoding alpha/beta fold hydrolase codes for the protein MTVETRRVQQVTFPGPEGGLEGLWSDPGRGLPPAVICHPHPAHKGSMHSKVVHTVYRVLEEAGHATLRFNFRGVGRSEGSYSGWDGEVGDVAAAAAFARERTGIRPLWLAGFSFGSWVGAKFALADGQCERFLALGVPVTTNIDGRTFEFLDRPPAPMLIVQGSKDQYGSREGVLALAERLRAAGGPDRPVEVRFVENADHFFTGHLTQLAGALRDGLGLTEA